The Primulina tabacum isolate GXHZ01 chromosome 16, ASM2559414v2, whole genome shotgun sequence genome window below encodes:
- the LOC142529397 gene encoding putative N-acetyltransferase HLS1 translates to MSSLKIAAAIHPPVAVAVREYDERRDKEAVEELERRCEVGQPGKPALVTDLMGDPVARVRNFSSHIMLVAEHGNGREIVGVIRGCIKTVTSGKLRSNESPIYVKLAYILGLRVSSSHRRFGIATKLVQELEGWCKQNGAEYAYMATECSNKPSLSLFTQKNNYVKFRNPTVLVQPVHGHYKLLPSDITIVRVPPNLAETMYHALFSNSEFFPKDIDVLLHNKLNLGTFIAFPKRDISNWNPKKGDLPSSFSICSIWNTKEVFRLQLKGVSALTHAVCMGTRVVDSMFPWLKIPSIPNVFKNFGFYFLYGLHMEGEDGPRLMKTLCKFVHNMARNDRGCRVVVAEVGQMDPVREAIPHWRKFSWDEDIWCVKKLQEDFNNKNCDDHWLKSSSISHSKIIFVDPRDL, encoded by the exons ATGTCTTCCCTGAAAATAGCAGCAGCGATTCACCCGCCGGTGGCCGTGGCGGTGAGAGAGTACGACGAAAGGCGAGATAAGGAGGCGGTGGAGGAGCTGGAGCGGCGGTGCGAGGTGGGGCAGCCGGGAAAACCGGCCCTTGTCACTGACCTCATGGGCGACCCTGTAGCTAGAGTCAGGAACTTCTCGTCACACATTATGTTG GTGGCGGAACATGGAAATGGAAGAGAAATCGTGGGTGTAATTAGGGGCTGCATTAAAACCGTAACAAGTGGAAAATTAAGGTCGAATGAATCTCCAATCTATGTTAAATTGGCCTATATTCTTGGACTCAGGGTGTCATCTTCCCACAG GCGATTTGGCATTGCAACAAAACTTGTTCAAGAATTGGAGGGGTGGTGTAAACAAAATGGTGCAGAATATGCATACATGGCTACAGAATGTAGCAACAAGCCCTCCTTAAGTTTGTTCACCCAAAAAAACAATTATGTGAAATTCCGAAATCCCACGGTTCTGGTGCAACCAGTTCACGGGCATTATAAATTATTACCATCAGATATAACTATTGTTCGTGTTCCTCCAAATTTAGCCGAGACAATGTATCATGCTCTATTCTCAAACTCGGAGTTCTTTCCTAAAGATATTGATGTGCTACTTCACAACAAGCTCAATCTAGGAACTTTCATCGCCTTCCCGAAGAGGGATATCTCGAATTGGAACCCTAAGAAGGGCGATTTGCCATCATCATTTTCCATTTGTAGCATATGGAACACCAAGGAAGTCTTTAGGTTGCAGCTTAAGGGAGTTTCAGCTCTAACACATGCAGTTTGCATGGGTACTAGGGTTGTCGACTCAATGTTCCCATGGTTGAAGATACCCTCGATACCAAACGTTTTCAAGAATTTCGGGTTCTACTTCTTGTACGGGCTTCACATGGAAGGCGAGGATGGTCCGCGACTCATGAAAACTTTGTGCAAATTCGTGCACAACATGGCAAGAAACGACCGTGGTTGTAGGGTGGTGGTGGCCGAGGTAGGGCAAATGGATCCAGTGAGAGAGGCCATTCCCCATTGGAGAAAATTCTCATGGGACGAGGATATTTGGTGTGTAAAGAAACTTCAAGAAGATTTTAACAACAAAAACTGTGACGATCATTGGTTGAAATCATCTTCTATATCACATTCCAAGATTATATTTGTTGATCCTCGTGATCTTTGA